A part of Rattus rattus isolate New Zealand chromosome 6, Rrattus_CSIRO_v1, whole genome shotgun sequence genomic DNA contains:
- the LOC116902813 gene encoding vomeronasal type-1 receptor 100-like → MSSLENVLYIQAGLGILANMFLLFFYTSIILDDRSKPLDLITCQLTFIHIMMILTEGDNLIANILESLKFGNDFKCKTTFYINRVMRGLSVCITCLLSVSQAVTISPSTSLLARFKHKVKLHIIYAFFYLWSFNLSFSSRWIIYVAGFTNVSKTHQMKVTKSCSLFPMNYIIRGLVLTVTMSRDICLVGVMLTTSTYMVIILCRHQRQCKHLHSVSYLRASPEKRATQTILMLVVFFVVMYWLDFIISFTSVLLWMYDPVILTVQQFVMYAYPTIAPLIQISSDKRIISVLKNLHSKCH, encoded by the coding sequence ATGTCCTCATTAGAGAATGTCCTTTATATCCAAGCTGGACTTGGAATCCTAGCCAatatgtttctcctttttttctataCTTCCATAATCCTAGATGACAGATCTAAGCCCCTGGACCTGATAACCTGTCAACTTACCTTCATTCACATAATGATGATTCTCACTGAAGGAGATAATTTGATTGCAAACATATTAGAGTCACTAAAATTTGGAAATGATTTCAAATGTAAGACAACATTTTACATAAACAGAGTTATGAGAGGCCTCTCTGTCTGCATCACCTGTCTCTTgagtgtatcccaggctgtcaCAATCAGCCCCAGTACATCTTTGCTGGCAAGGTTTAAGCATAAAGTAAAACTACACATCATCTATGCTTTTTTCTATCTTTGGTCTTTCAATTTGTCATTTAGTAGTAGGTGGATCATCTATGTTGCTGGTTTTACCAATGTGAGTAAAACTCACCAGATGAAGGTCACTAAATCCTGCTCACTCTTCCCCATGAACTACATCATCAGGGGATTAGTTTTAACAGTGACAATGTCCAGAGATATATGTCTTGTAGGAGTGATGCTGACTACAAGCACATACATGGTGATTATCTTGTGCAGACATCAGAGGCAATGCAAGCATCTTCATAGCGTCAGCTACCTGAGAGCGTCCCCTGAGAAAAGGGCCACCCAGACCATCTTGATGCTGGTAGTTTTCTTTGTGGTCATGTACTGGTTGGACTTTATCATCTCATTCACCTCAGTCCTGTTATGGATGTATGACCCAGTCATCCTGACGGTTCAGCAGTTTGTGATGTATGCCTATCCCACAATTGCTCCTCTGATACAAATCAGTTCTGATAAGAGAATAATCAGTGTACTGAAAAACTTGCACTCCAAGTGCCACtag